One genomic window of uncultured Campylobacter sp. includes the following:
- a CDS encoding disulfide bond formation protein B yields MILKFQNRYSKKFLAFCAIWALFWLAFSYFFLQKFLFIYPESFSIHVRFALCAIALGAVILAVCGKGVYGAICGYAVWFYGAALGFVSSLNLAKIHTVLRGSGDMSGMSGCGGAVRFLNFDISAVPIFKSFNSCAFDIPAVPTDVTLEGLQAKLTALYSGGWYLFPASKSVDLAQFWSFIFIFFAIIWMIGIFLGFLNKKAQR; encoded by the coding sequence ATGATTTTAAAATTTCAAAACAGATACTCTAAAAAATTTCTCGCTTTTTGTGCTATATGGGCGCTTTTTTGGCTAGCGTTTTCATATTTTTTCTTGCAAAAATTCCTTTTTATCTATCCGGAAAGCTTTAGCATTCACGTGAGATTCGCGCTTTGCGCCATAGCGCTAGGAGCGGTGATTTTAGCGGTTTGCGGCAAGGGTGTTTACGGCGCGATCTGCGGATATGCGGTATGGTTTTACGGCGCGGCGCTGGGATTTGTCTCATCGCTAAATTTAGCTAAAATTCACACGGTACTGCGAGGAAGCGGAGATATGAGCGGAATGAGCGGCTGCGGTGGAGCGGTGAGATTTTTAAATTTTGATATAAGCGCAGTGCCGATTTTTAAATCGTTTAACAGCTGCGCATTCGACATACCGGCAGTACCAACTGATGTAACGCTAGAGGGGCTGCAAGCCAAACTAACGGCGCTTTATAGCGGAGGTTGGTATCTGTTTCCAGCAAGCAAAAGCGTGGATCTGGCACAATTTTGGAGCTTTATCTTTATATTTTTCGCAATTATTTGGATGATTGGAATTTTTCTTGGATTTTTGAATAAAAAGGCGCAGAGATAG